A genomic window from Lotus japonicus ecotype B-129 chromosome 1, LjGifu_v1.2 includes:
- the LOC130731586 gene encoding uncharacterized protein LOC130731586, with protein sequence MTDTIAMDMVVVVLEVDEAVKMIMVAEVEEGVMVVVEMGMEDHIDQEEVITVVVGEGLVVVKVEEALEVVMMEVEEVVVAVVMVEEAVDVEVVVEEVEVVMVTVEEEEEMVEVVVETEMFMVLVEVRESVAMEVEAEVFIVEVEAEEGH encoded by the coding sequence ATGACAGATACAATAGCGATGGATATGGTGGTGGTAGTTTtggaggtggatgaagcagtaaAAATGATTATGGTGGCAGAGGTGGAGGAAGGagttatggtggtggtggaaatgggAATGGAGGATCACATAGATCAAGAGGAGGTGATTACGGTGGTGGTGGGAGAGGGGTTGGTTGTAGTGAAGGTGGAGGAAGCTTTAGAAGTGGTGATGATGGAAGTGGAGGAAGTTGTAGTGGcagtggtgatggtggaggaaGCGGTGGACGTGGAAGTGGTGGTGGAAGAAGTGGAGGTGGTTATGGTGACcgtggaagaagaggaagaaatggtggaagtggtggtggaAACGGAGATGTTTATGGTGCTTGTGGAAGTGAGGGAATCTGTGGCGATGGAAGTGGAAGCAGAGGTGTTTATAGTGGAGGTGGAAGCGGAGGAGGGGCACTAG